The genome window CGGGGCTCCGTCCCCCCACTCACACCACAGGCTGCTGCAAAAAGTCTCTGTATTGGCGAACGCCGAGCGCGGTACAAAAAGCCCGTGGGGGCAGCAGgaggcaggacccccattgtccccggtggGGGAGGAAAGCAgggccccctgtgccccccagcaaGGAGGGCACCGATTCCTGAGATGAGCGGTGGCTTCGCAAGCCGCctcgggggtgtccccatgtccatcccttTGGCGCCGTGACCCCCACAGCCGAGCTGGGACCCCCGAGGTCGACCCCGAGCTCCTGCCAGCGGCCCCGGGGGGCGGTGGGGGGCGCACGGCCCcgtgcaataaataaataaataggtgcGGGGTCCGGTTAGAGGTGGCCCTGGGCTAGAGGTGGCTCTGGGCTAGAGGTGGCCCTGGGCTAGAGGTGGCCCTGGGCTAGAGgtggctctcctcctcctccagcgccCGGTTCAGTCCCGGGATGAACTTGAGCAGCCGCCGGCGGAAGCTGCTGTGCCGGCCCTTGCGGGGGGCGGCCGCCCCCTCTGCGGGGTCCCCGGCCCGggcccacagccgccccgcagcccccgggccCCCGCTGCACTTGAGGCTGGCGCTGCGGGCCAGGGccggccggggccgcggcggggggggcgcgggacccccgttgtccccgtcCTTGTCCTTGTCCCCGTCCTTGTCCTTGTCCCCGTCCAGCGAGTCGGCGGAGGCGAACAGGCAGGTCTGGTAGAGGGAATCGTCGCTGCCGCAGGCGCTGGCGCGGGGGGAGCCgccggggagcccccccccggccTGCAGGCACCAGCGGATTGACTCCAGCGTGTCGTAGATGTTGGGGTCCTTGGCCACCACGCCtgatgggggacactgggggtcaaaAGGGGCCGGGGGTGCCCCACAacgccccccccaagcccccactCACCGCGCACCAGCCGCTGCTCCTGCACCATCAGCGAGCGGTACTCCCCCCACTTCTCATACAGCGTTTGCTGGGGGGAAGCAGACGGCGGTGAGGACactgtgggggggtccccagcccctcctgaccccccagtccccccttCCTCACCTTCAGGTACTGCAGCCGGGCCTCCAGCTCAGCCCTCCGGATGGACGTCCCGTAGAGCGTGTCCAGCCTGTGGGGCAGCAGCCGTCAGCGTGGGGACCGGGGGCCATTCGGGACCCCCCCGTACCCCCCCAGCTCACCGGAGCGTGTTGCCCGAGCTCTTGATGATCTCCACGATCTCCCGGTGCCGGACGCCCTCCACGTTCAGCCCGTTGACCCCCGTGATGGTGTCCCCTGGAGCGGGGGGGGAAATGGGTTCAGGGATGTTGGTCCCCAGTGCTggggccccccctgcccccccagggtgTGCTCACCGGTCTGGAGCCCCGCAGCCTCGGCCGGGCTCCCGCCGTGCACCCGGCACACGAAGGTGAACATCTCCACGCTGTTCCTGTCCTGGTGGTGCAGCCCGTAGGTCTGAAACAGGGGGGCTGGTGAGGGGCACGAggaccccccacgtcccccccaagCAGCATCCATGAAGTGGCAATTGCAGCATTTAATTGTAGCCAGGTGATGCGGGGCAGCACCCCAACCCTGGGGGGTTTTGCCCCAAGTGGGGcccccccagccgcccccggCGTCACGGTCGGGGAGGCTTCGGTAACCACGCAGCT of Patagioenas fasciata isolate bPatFas1 chromosome 28, bPatFas1.hap1, whole genome shotgun sequence contains these proteins:
- the TAMALIN gene encoding protein TAMALIN, translating into MTLRRLRRLRPKEEDAAAAPERPGPADVYRALAAAGGTLPRVRKGAGFRWVSPSQSPEEHRRVVTLEKKAEETFGFEIQTYGLHHQDRNSVEMFTFVCRVHGGSPAEAAGLQTGDTITGVNGLNVEGVRHREIVEIIKSSGNTLRLDTLYGTSIRRAELEARLQYLKQTLYEKWGEYRSLMVQEQRLVRGVVAKDPNIYDTLESIRWCLQAGGGLPGGSPRASACGSDDSLYQTCLFASADSLDGDKDKDGDKDKDGDNGGPAPPPPRPRPALARSASLKCSGGPGAAGRLWARAGDPAEGAAAPRKGRHSSFRRRLLKFIPGLNRALEEEESHL